A stretch of bacterium DNA encodes these proteins:
- a CDS encoding alpha/beta hydrolase, producing the protein MRFFEDELATLTCADRVGRTIHVWSPEVPQAVFVAVHGAMAHGGDYCTPALWFKD; encoded by the coding sequence ATGAGATTCTTCGAGGACGAGCTTGCGACTCTGACTTGCGCCGACCGCGTCGGCCGGACGATCCACGTCTGGTCTCCGGAGGTCCCGCAGGCGGTCTTCGTCGCGGTCCACGGCGCCATGGCCCATGGTGGCGACTACTGCACTCCGGCGCTCTGGTTCAAAGAT